A genome region from Geobacter pickeringii includes the following:
- a CDS encoding type IV pilus modification PilV family protein yields MDSNISQHDNQRGFTLVELLVSLTILSIGLFAVANMQVVALKANTMANSLSVATTLAQEALEDIMSTDSGSPLFSSSATGVYDLDPNSAATSLTVPGAGTFTATYTITTSTPSSGMVRVDVEVVGGGRDVKMTCYKRVI; encoded by the coding sequence GTGGATAGTAACATATCTCAGCATGACAACCAACGGGGGTTTACCCTCGTTGAACTGCTCGTGTCGTTGACCATCCTGTCGATTGGTCTGTTTGCGGTTGCCAATATGCAGGTCGTTGCGCTCAAGGCCAACACGATGGCGAATAGCCTTTCCGTGGCGACGACCCTTGCCCAGGAAGCCCTGGAGGACATCATGTCGACTGATTCGGGAAGCCCCCTGTTCAGCAGTTCGGCGACGGGGGTCTATGATCTCGACCCGAACTCCGCGGCGACATCGCTGACCGTTCCCGGAGCCGGTACCTTCACCGCCACCTACACCATAACAACCTCGACCCCTTCCAGCGGCATGGTCCGGGTCGATGTCGAAGTCGTCGGGGGGGGGAGAGACGTGAAAATGACCTGCTACAAGAGGGTGATATGA
- a CDS encoding PilW family protein has translation MRRDRVQDTRGMTLVELLVVVVVLGIVMGSVYSVYLTHQKVAYSSEEVVEVQQNLRIAMDSITRDLQMGGMMVPSSGTQTTALTSSYGNYTSAISYGGSTAITYGNYSTAISINTASAEGVYARITSAPALVSGTTYTVALESANAVDGFSVNDSVRIFRPSSLAQPLDGVFAVTAVNRGASTVTLSGIATNNFVLGDIIAKTTSDGRNPNMIEYYLVNGGATIDGFSCPATQRCLVRSANKVKEIIATNIASLRFHYLTNASPPEDTVPSDVSAVRAVRVTITGQTSDTAQLSGAKTRQMESVVKFRNRR, from the coding sequence ATGAGACGGGATCGGGTGCAGGATACCCGGGGGATGACCCTGGTCGAGTTGCTGGTGGTTGTTGTCGTTCTCGGCATTGTCATGGGATCGGTGTATTCCGTCTATCTGACTCACCAGAAGGTTGCGTACTCGTCGGAGGAAGTGGTCGAGGTGCAGCAGAATCTCAGGATCGCGATGGACAGCATCACGCGGGATCTGCAGATGGGGGGGATGATGGTCCCTTCCTCGGGGACCCAGACAACGGCATTGACAAGTTCCTACGGAAACTACACGTCGGCCATTTCCTACGGCGGCAGTACGGCCATCACCTATGGAAACTACTCCACGGCAATTTCCATCAACACGGCCTCGGCCGAAGGGGTGTATGCACGCATCACCTCTGCGCCAGCGCTGGTCAGTGGTACCACCTACACGGTTGCTCTTGAATCGGCAAATGCCGTGGATGGATTCAGCGTCAATGACAGTGTCAGGATCTTCAGACCCTCTTCCCTGGCACAGCCTCTGGATGGGGTCTTTGCCGTGACGGCAGTGAACCGGGGCGCCTCTACGGTGACCCTGTCGGGCATTGCCACCAACAATTTCGTCTTGGGCGACATCATTGCCAAAACCACTTCTGATGGACGCAATCCGAACATGATTGAATATTACCTGGTCAATGGGGGGGCCACCATCGACGGATTTAGCTGTCCTGCCACCCAGCGGTGCCTCGTTCGTTCAGCCAACAAGGTGAAGGAGATCATTGCGACGAATATCGCGTCGCTTCGCTTCCATTATCTCACCAATGCATCTCCACCCGAGGATACGGTCCCCTCTGACGTGAGTGCCGTCCGGGCCGTGCGGGTGACGATAACGGGCCAGACCTCGGATACGGCCCAGCTTTCCGGAGCCAAGACACGGCAGATGGAGTCGGTTGTCAAATTCAGGAACAGGAGATAG
- a CDS encoding PilX N-terminal domain-containing pilus assembly protein, which produces MSDAIPDIHGGGSGTSRGVTVVGNEEGIVLIIVLVILLLLSILGASILSTSTSELRITGTYRTVEDTFYATDAAMEFAQTSSIIYSALIPGSSDHWPAAGSGTILDAQGNSTGNPSSDRNYNEMPINGKTVKVKVDYASTGPVPAGFGTESDSGLGAGSGFKANFYVVEVIGQGTNSTQVGLESTVARIVPK; this is translated from the coding sequence ATGAGCGACGCGATTCCTGACATACATGGGGGGGGCAGCGGCACGTCGCGGGGCGTGACGGTGGTCGGCAACGAGGAAGGGATTGTTCTCATCATCGTGCTCGTGATCCTGCTACTTCTGAGCATTCTGGGGGCAAGCATCCTCTCGACGTCGACCTCCGAGCTGCGCATAACCGGCACCTATCGCACAGTCGAAGATACTTTCTATGCCACCGATGCCGCCATGGAGTTTGCCCAGACCAGCAGCATCATCTATTCTGCGCTGATTCCGGGGAGCAGTGACCACTGGCCGGCTGCGGGAAGCGGCACCATACTGGATGCCCAGGGCAACAGTACGGGGAATCCAAGTTCGGATAGGAATTATAATGAGATGCCGATCAACGGCAAAACGGTGAAGGTGAAGGTGGATTATGCCTCCACCGGCCCGGTTCCGGCCGGTTTCGGCACGGAGTCGGATTCGGGGCTCGGGGCCGGCAGCGGCTTCAAGGCGAACTTCTACGTAGTGGAAGTAATCGGCCAGGGGACAAATAGTACGCAGGTCGGACTTGAGTCGACGGTGGCCAGAATCGTGCCGAAGTAA